A segment of the Nitrosopumilus sp. genome:
AACTATTATTTTATTTGAATTGTCAAGTGAATCCGACTCAACTGAAATCCCGGTAGATCTGGTATCTGATAACAAAAAAGAACCTGATTCATCTGAAGAAGAATCACAGTCTTTAGAGATGGATGTTGAGAGTGTATCAAAATTATTGGATTTGGAAAAGCAAAAAACTTCTGAATATGAAGAAAAATTAAAACTTGTGTTGGCAGACTTTCAAAATCTTGATCGAAAAACCCAAACAGATATACAAAATGGTGTTAATACAAAGATTAACGAATTTGTGTTAGATTTTTTGAAAATATATGACGATTTTATTCTGGCAAAAGAAGTTTTTTCAACGAGTAAAATTAATTTAGAGGGTTTAGATTCAATCTTAAAGAATATGAATTCATTATTGAAAAAATATCATGTTATTTCGATTGATGCTTTAGGCGAAATTTTTGACCCTAATTATCATGAGGCCATATCTATTATCAATGATCCTAATTTGGATGACAATACAATCACAAAAGAGATTCGGAAAGGGTATGTCTCTCATGAGAGAGTTATAAGACCGACACTGGTAGAAATTTCAAAGAAGGAATGATGATAAAGTATGGTTAAAATTATTGGAATCGATTTAGGAACAAGTAATTCTGCCGCTGCGGTTGTAATGGGTGGAAAACCCACAATTATTCCTGCGGCTGAGGGTGCTACTGTGGGTGGCAAAGCATTTCCATCTGTGGTGGCGTTTTCTAAAGATGGTGAACTTTTAGTTGGTGAGCCTGCACGAAGACAATCTGTAACAAATCCTGATAGAACTATTTTTGCTGCAAAAAGAAAAATGGGCTCTGATCATATTTTTAAAATTTTAGATAAAGAATACAAACCTCAACAAATTTCATCATTTATCCTTCAAAAAATTAAAAAAGATGCTGAGGCCTTTATTGGTGAATCTGTACAAAAAGCAGTAATTACGGTTCCTGCATACTTTGATGACAATCAACGTCAAGCAACTAAAGATGCTGGAACCATTGCGGGACTAGATGTTGTTAGAATAATTAATGAACCCACTGCAGCATCTCTGGCATTTGGGTTAGACAAAGCTAAGGAAGACATGAAGATTCTTGTCTTCGACTTTGGTGGTGGAACCTTAGATGTTACCATTATGGAAATGGGCGGCGGCGTTTTTGAGGTCCTAAGTACATCTGGTGATACTCAATTAGGTGGTACAGATATGGATAAAGTTCTAATCGACTACATTGTAGATGAATTTAAGAAAAAAGAGGGTGTTGATCTTTCTCAAGATTCAACTGCAATGACAAGAATTAGAGAAGCATCTGAAAAAGCAAAAATTGAATTGTCTACTGTTATGGAAACTGATGTCAATTTACCTTTTATTGCACATGATCCATCCTCAGGTGCTAAAAATCTTGAATTAAGAATCACTCGTTCTAAACTGGATGATTTGATTAGATCAATTGTTGAGCGTTGTAAACCTTCAATACTCAAAGCATTAGAAGATGCAAAACTCTCAAATTCTGATATTAATAAAATTGTGATGGTTGGCGGACCAACAAGAATTCCTTTAGTTAAAAAATTTGTGAGTGAAATTGTCGGTCAGGAGTCCGAGTCAGGAGTTGATCCTATGGAGGCGGTAGCAATGGGAGCTGCAATTCAGGCAGGTATTATTGCTGGAGATGTTAGTAGCGATATAGTATTACTAGATGTTACTCCTTTAACTCTGGGAATTGAGACTTTGGGTGGTGTTAGAGAGCCATTAATAGAAAGAAATACTACCATTCCAACTTCTAAAAGTAAAGTTTTCACAACTGCAGCTGACAATCAAACAGCCGTTACTATTCATATTGTTCAAGGTGAACGTCCAATGGCAACTGATAATGTGTCCTTGGGAAGCTTTAATCTTACAGATTTACCACCAGCTCCTAGAGGAATTCCTCAAATTGAAGTGAAATTTGATATTGATGCAAACGGAATAATTAATGTTACAGCAAAAGATCTTGGAACTCAAAAAGAAGCAAAAATCACTATTGAATCATCATCAAAGTTATCTAAAGAAGAAATTGAAAAATTAAGAGAAGATGCAGAAAAGTTTTCTGATGAAGATAAAAAGAAGATAGAAAAAATTGATCTAAAGAACGAAGCAGAGAGCTATATCTATACAACTGAAAAATTGGTAAATCATGATCTCAAAGATAAAATTTCTCAAGAACAGGGAATCAAAATCACCGATGCCGTTAAAGAAGTTAAAGAAGTTCTAGATAAAGAACCTGAAGAATTGAAACCTAAACTTGAAGCATTACAAACATTGGTCAATGAAGTCACAACGGAACTTTACAAAAATGCTTCACCTCCACCAGGTGCAGAAGGACAACCAGGTGCAGAAGGACAACCAGGTGCAGAAGGACAACCAGGTGCAGAAGGACAACCCCAGGAGTCGTCTTCTGACCAAACGAAAACTAACTAATTTTTAATTTAATCATGTTATACAGTAATTATCACACAGGAATGATTCATGTCTACAAAACGTGACTATTACGAAGTTTTAGGGGTTACCAAAGAGTCTTCAACTGATGAAGTCAAGCAACAGTATAGAAAATTAGCATTAAAATTCCATCCTGACCGCAATCAATCTTCGGATGCTGGAGAACATTTTAAAGAAATTTCTGAAGCTTATGCGGTTCTCTCAGATTCTGAAAAGAAGCAAGTCTATGATCAGCATGGTCATGCTGGTGTTGATGGAAGATACTCTAGTGATGACATCTTTCAAGGAGCACAAGGGGGAGGAGGTTTTGATTCAGTTTTTGATTCAATTTTTGGTCGAGGAGGAGGAGGTTTTAATTTTAACCAGCAGCAGCAGCGTGGTTCTGATCTTCTCTATCAAACTTCAGTTACTTTAGAAGATGTCCTTCATGGAAAAAAAATGGAAATTAATTTACAAAAGCAAATTCAATGCAATGCATGTAATGGTTCTGGTGCTAAACCTGGTACCAACAAGAAAACATGTGGAACATGTAATGGTCAAGGACAAGTCAGGCAAACTCGTAATATGGGATTTGCATCATTTGTAACTACTGCACCGTGTTCTGCCTGTAGAGGCCAAGGATCCATAATTGAAACTCCTTGTAATGAATGTAAAGGACAGGGAAGGAAAAAAGGATCTAAGACAGTTACGTTTGATATTCCTCCTGGCATTGATTCTGGTGATTACACTGTTCCAGAAGAAGGAAATGAAATTCCTGGTGGGATTAATGGCGATTTAATAGTGAGATTAAGAGTTCAACCTCATTCTAAATTTAACAGAGATGGAAAAGATATTTTTTATGATCATGATGTTTCTATGATTGATGCTGCATTAGGATGTGAAATAATTGTCCCAACTTTGGAGGGAACAGAAAAAATTAAAGTTGATTCTGGCAGTCAACCAAATACTATAATCAAACTAAAAGGAAAGGGGGTTTCTCACATTAATTATAGGGGAAAGGGAGATCAGTTTGTTAGAATTGTGGTTAATATACCTAAGAAACTCAATAAACACCAAAAAAATCTTTTAGATGAATTTAGAAAAACAAGTGACTAGAATGAAAATTGCACTTGATGTTGACGGTGTACTGGCAGATGTAATAGTATCGTGGCTAAATTACAGTAATTCTATCAGACCAGAAATTACCAAGTCCCAAATTACTAATTGGGAATTTTGGAAGGAATTCAAAATTGATCCTTTTGATTTTTATGCTGAACTTAGCTTATGTTGGAAAAATTGGATGTCTATTCCTGCAACAGAAGAAAAACTGTCATCAGTAACAAAATCTCTTTCTGAAATTGGTCAAGTTGATATCGTAACGGCTAGAGAGCGTTCTACTGATTCTTTTGTAAAATCTTGGTTAAATCATCATAACATCTTTTATGATAATTATGTTTCAGTGATTGATGGTCCAATGAAAGCTGACTTGAATTACGATGTGTTTATTGATGATTCTCCTCTTAATGCCAAAAAATTTCTTAAAAATAACAAAAAAATGATCTTATATTCCCAACCTTGGAATCAACATATTCATGAAAATGAAATATATAGAATTTCAAATCTTTCTGAATCAATTGAAAAAATAAATTCCATTTAATTTTTTTCAAATTTTCTAATGTTAACATGATGTCCATTTTTAACATGTGTAGAGTATGTTGAGTTTATCAACTCACTAATTTTTCCATCATTATAGAATTTGATGTTGTATCGTCCCAGTACTTTCTTACAATTTGAACAATAAATTTCTCTAAATTCCATTTAATCACTCGATTAATTTTATTAATCTGTTTCATAGTATAATAAAGAAACTTATTCTAGATTTCAAAATTTTCTAATGCGGGAGTCACCCAGCCTGGCCAACGGTGTAAGGTTCAGATCCTTATCTTTTAGGAGTTCGTGGGTTCAAATCCCACTTCCCGCACCAACCTATTTCCTATTTCCTATTTCCTATTTTCTTTTTGATATTTTGTAAAAGAAGATTGTTAATTGTTTCACCAGAAACTTTACCTCTCAATTCCTTCATGGCAATTCCCATCAATGGTCCAATCGCTCTTTCTTTTTGATTTTTAATGATTCCTTCATTTTTCTCTACAATATCCTCAATAATTCTTTCAAGATCATTTTCATTAACTGATTGAATCGAAGTATTTTTCATAGCTTCTTCTATTGTTTTTGATTTTCTAGCCATTATATTTTCAAACACTATCTCAATAGATTCTTTTGCAATTTTACCATCTTCCAATAACTGAAATGATTTGAAAATCTCTTCGTTTTTTAATAAATTAGAATCCAGTCCACTTCTTTCCAAATTTGTGATTGAAGAACAAAGAATTGATGCAACAAATGTTGGATTGATGTTGATATCTTTTACAATATTTTCAAATAATCCGATGTATCTTGAATCAAAAATCTGTTCAGCAAGTTGAGGATTGATTTTGTATTTTATTTCTAGTTCTTTTATGGAATCATCCCATGATTTTGGTATACTCTTTTCCGCATCAGATAATTCTTCTTTTGAAATAATAATGGGTGGAATATCTGTTTCAGGATACATTCTTGCGGACCCCGGTCTTGGTCTGAGAAATTTTGTCTCCCCTGCTTGAGTCGCCATCCTTGTATCTATCGGAATTCCATTATCTCTAATGTGTTCAATTCTTAAAATGATCTGATCAACTATTGTGCGGACTTTTTCTTGTGGTGATGCTAAAATCAAAAATCCGTCATTCTCTTCAATTCCTATTTCTTTCTTCAATTCTTCTAAATCTGATTCTTCAATTCCGTAGTTGGGCAGTTCGTCCGAATGAAATATTCCTCCTATTCCAAAAAATCTTACTAATTCTGCTATTTCTTTTCCTAATCTGATACCATCGTATGGTAAAAATCCAAAAATCCCAACCATGTTTTTAAAAGTTATTGCAATAATCTTCTGATCTTTTTTTATGGCATTTTGAACAATCTTTGATTTACATTTGGAAAATAACTCTGTAATGTCTTTTTTATCCCCATGAGTAAATTTCCAATCTTTTCTCTGTAATTCCTTTGATATTTTTAGCAAACCATGTTGTCTTTTTGCTTCATATTCGACAACTTTTTCTAACTGATCTAATTGCTGTACTCCTTTTACTTCTATTACTACACCATTCCCATCCTTAATTGAAACGTTAACGTCTTGCCTAATCGATCCTAGACCTCTCTTGACTTT
Coding sequences within it:
- the gatE gene encoding Glu-tRNA(Gln) amidotransferase subunit GatE, which produces MEKFSIKDIGVKIGLEIHQQLATNKKLFCNCSPIESDDYLIKFQRKLRASKSELGEFDPAVLFESTKSKTIMYYANTQSSCLVEQDEEPPHELDEDARRIALIISSALKSNIFSEIYPMRKTVIDGSNTTGFQRTMLISQGGHYNVGETKIGIQSICLEEDAAKILGEEGSVRKFGLERLGIPLVEIATEPFEVELTEIKKIALSLGRILRSTKKVKRGLGSIRQDVNVSIKDGNGVVIEVKGVQQLDQLEKVVEYEAKRQHGLLKISKELQRKDWKFTHGDKKDITELFSKCKSKIVQNAIKKDQKIIAITFKNMVGIFGFLPYDGIRLGKEIAELVRFFGIGGIFHSDELPNYGIEESDLEELKKEIGIEENDGFLILASPQEKVRTIVDQIILRIEHIRDNGIPIDTRMATQAGETKFLRPRPGSARMYPETDIPPIIISKEELSDAEKSIPKSWDDSIKELEIKYKINPQLAEQIFDSRYIGLFENIVKDININPTFVASILCSSITNLERSGLDSNLLKNEEIFKSFQLLEDGKIAKESIEIVFENIMARKSKTIEEAMKNTSIQSVNENDLERIIEDIVEKNEGIIKNQKERAIGPLMGIAMKELRGKVSGETINNLLLQNIKKKIGNRK
- the dnaJ gene encoding molecular chaperone DnaJ, with the translated sequence MSTKRDYYEVLGVTKESSTDEVKQQYRKLALKFHPDRNQSSDAGEHFKEISEAYAVLSDSEKKQVYDQHGHAGVDGRYSSDDIFQGAQGGGGFDSVFDSIFGRGGGGFNFNQQQQRGSDLLYQTSVTLEDVLHGKKMEINLQKQIQCNACNGSGAKPGTNKKTCGTCNGQGQVRQTRNMGFASFVTTAPCSACRGQGSIIETPCNECKGQGRKKGSKTVTFDIPPGIDSGDYTVPEEGNEIPGGINGDLIVRLRVQPHSKFNRDGKDIFYDHDVSMIDAALGCEIIVPTLEGTEKIKVDSGSQPNTIIKLKGKGVSHINYRGKGDQFVRIVVNIPKKLNKHQKNLLDEFRKTSD
- the grpE gene encoding nucleotide exchange factor GrpE, with amino-acid sequence MSSESDSTEIPVDLVSDNKKEPDSSEEESQSLEMDVESVSKLLDLEKQKTSEYEEKLKLVLADFQNLDRKTQTDIQNGVNTKINEFVLDFLKIYDDFILAKEVFSTSKINLEGLDSILKNMNSLLKKYHVISIDALGEIFDPNYHEAISIINDPNLDDNTITKEIRKGYVSHERVIRPTLVEISKKE
- the dnaK gene encoding molecular chaperone DnaK, whose protein sequence is MVKIIGIDLGTSNSAAAVVMGGKPTIIPAAEGATVGGKAFPSVVAFSKDGELLVGEPARRQSVTNPDRTIFAAKRKMGSDHIFKILDKEYKPQQISSFILQKIKKDAEAFIGESVQKAVITVPAYFDDNQRQATKDAGTIAGLDVVRIINEPTAASLAFGLDKAKEDMKILVFDFGGGTLDVTIMEMGGGVFEVLSTSGDTQLGGTDMDKVLIDYIVDEFKKKEGVDLSQDSTAMTRIREASEKAKIELSTVMETDVNLPFIAHDPSSGAKNLELRITRSKLDDLIRSIVERCKPSILKALEDAKLSNSDINKIVMVGGPTRIPLVKKFVSEIVGQESESGVDPMEAVAMGAAIQAGIIAGDVSSDIVLLDVTPLTLGIETLGGVREPLIERNTTIPTSKSKVFTTAADNQTAVTIHIVQGERPMATDNVSLGSFNLTDLPPAPRGIPQIEVKFDIDANGIINVTAKDLGTQKEAKITIESSSKLSKEEIEKLREDAEKFSDEDKKKIEKIDLKNEAESYIYTTEKLVNHDLKDKISQEQGIKITDAVKEVKEVLDKEPEELKPKLEALQTLVNEVTTELYKNASPPPGAEGQPGAEGQPGAEGQPGAEGQPQESSSDQTKTN